A portion of the Avibacterium sp. 20-132 genome contains these proteins:
- a CDS encoding hemagglutinin repeat-containing protein codes for MIKIAKTVTQQDGLAYLIRVESGTGVAHSRQSQERQAQISQGNVFNAKQIDLTATGTGETLANGEQKRGNIHLEHSDLTSHDEQGKRLADSHITLTAYDTQLQAGKSHSKEKMRGQNVGVEVGMFAQAGPQTGVGVYATVGGGSQKMDAERTTYHNSHLDSAQITFNNQNDLTLKGATAKANRIDANVGGKLQIESMQDEQHLKSKSNQAGLSVSISFGNAWGANIGFNADSSSEHYRQVTEQSGLFAEEGGYHVEANQVHLKGGAIASQNANNSELATNQLTVEHLQNHSSSQAMSGGLSYGFSHQEGHFEEKGTGKVVETPANNQTADNLRWVDEKNSSGFNPSIPMYESHRDSSLTKATITEGKITLNKDSQPIHSTATALAKTLHFSTALDNANPHVEKPRDTQAQLKEQKVVREAVSQLQSASSTYAANQAKAAQLEADRLQQELAQAQSKPQATQDKQKIAEKTTALANTLERQEKWSEKGEYKRNLDNLTTIAGGILAGQSGAQIATTLASPTLNEKIKELTTDSNGEVNVLTNTLAHAVLGAVEAAAAKGNIATGAVAASASELAAPAITKALGKDNPNQLSAEERQTVTALSALAGSLASGLIAQQNGSATNTVSTLNAAALGGEIGKRAVENNFFHYTPEQLNDMAEMAKGKSLADELENKAKREVIDRGTPHYVVIEGTLYKVSGKLIINTRNGEIFIGGGANPISMPSQGGLSFSSQVGWITNLSTDELDDKLSAAISETLKGKSIGGTACYGIACVSSSKTILTDKPKYLFGVGIGGGFSIGADRVERVIGE; via the coding sequence ATGATAAAGATTGCGAAAACGGTTACCCAGCAAGATGGTTTGGCGTATTTAATTCGCGTGGAGTCAGGCACGGGCGTGGCACATAGCCGTCAATCACAAGAACGCCAAGCGCAAATTAGCCAAGGTAATGTGTTTAACGCCAAACAGATTGACTTGACGGCTACAGGCACAGGGGAAACGCTTGCCAATGGGGAGCAAAAGCGCGGTAATATTCATCTTGAGCACAGTGATTTAACTAGCCACGATGAACAAGGCAAACGCCTTGCAGATAGCCATATTACGTTGACGGCGTATGACACGCAATTACAAGCAGGTAAAAGCCACAGCAAAGAAAAAATGCGCGGTCAAAATGTGGGTGTTGAAGTGGGGATGTTTGCCCAAGCAGGACCACAAACGGGCGTTGGGGTATATGCCACCGTGGGTGGAGGCAGCCAAAAAATGGATGCGGAACGTACCACTTACCACAACAGCCATTTAGACAGTGCGCAGATAACCTTTAATAACCAAAATGACCTGACACTCAAAGGGGCAACGGCGAAAGCCAACCGTATTGATGCCAATGTGGGTGGTAAGTTACAGATTGAAAGTATGCAAGATGAACAACATCTTAAAAGTAAAAGCAATCAAGCAGGTTTAAGTGTGAGTATCAGCTTTGGCAATGCGTGGGGGGCCAATATCGGCTTTAATGCGGACAGTAGTAGCGAACATTATCGTCAAGTAACGGAACAATCGGGATTGTTTGCGGAAGAGGGAGGCTATCACGTTGAGGCAAATCAAGTTCACCTCAAAGGCGGTGCGATTGCAAGCCAAAATGCCAATAACAGTGAGCTTGCCACCAATCAACTGACCGTCGAGCATCTTCAAAACCATTCCTCAAGCCAAGCAATGAGTGGCGGATTAAGCTATGGCTTTAGTCATCAAGAGGGGCATTTTGAGGAAAAAGGCACAGGTAAAGTGGTTGAGACACCCGCAAACAACCAAACTGCCGATAACCTCAGATGGGTGGATGAGAAAAATTCAAGTGGTTTTAATCCAAGTATACCGATGTATGAAAGCCATCGTGACAGCAGCCTCACCAAGGCAACCATTACCGAGGGCAAGATTACCTTAAATAAAGATAGCCAGCCTATCCACAGCACAGCCACCGCGTTGGCAAAAACCTTGCATTTTAGCACCGCACTTGATAATGCCAATCCACACGTGGAAAAACCAAGGGATACTCAAGCCCAGCTAAAAGAGCAAAAAGTCGTGAGAGAAGCAGTAAGCCAGTTGCAATCGGCATCCTCCACTTATGCCGCCAATCAAGCGAAAGCCGCACAGCTGGAAGCTGACCGCTTGCAACAAGAGTTAGCGCAAGCGCAAAGCAAACCACAGGCAACGCAAGATAAACAAAAAATTGCAGAAAAAACCACCGCACTTGCTAATACGTTAGAAAGACAAGAAAAGTGGAGTGAGAAAGGCGAATACAAACGCAACCTTGATAACCTCACTACTATTGCAGGGGGGATATTGGCAGGACAAAGCGGCGCACAGATTGCCACGACCCTTGCCTCGCCGACTTTAAATGAAAAAATTAAGGAACTCACTACAGACAGCAATGGCGAGGTGAACGTGCTGACTAACACCCTTGCCCACGCGGTGCTGGGTGCGGTAGAAGCGGCGGCAGCTAAGGGCAATATCGCTACAGGCGCAGTTGCCGCTTCCGCCAGTGAACTTGCCGCGCCAGCCATCACCAAAGCTCTTGGCAAAGATAACCCGAACCAACTTAGCGCAGAAGAACGCCAAACCGTTACCGCCTTAAGTGCCTTGGCTGGCAGCCTTGCGTCAGGCTTAATAGCCCAACAAAACGGCTCAGCGACTAACACGGTTAGCACCCTTAATGCCGCGGCATTAGGTGGTGAAATTGGGAAACGGGCGGTGGAGAATAATTTTTTCCATTATACGCCTGAGCAATTAAATGATATGGCGGAGATGGCAAAAGGAAAATCTTTGGCTGATGAGTTAGAGAATAAAGCTAAAAGAGAGGTTATTGATAGAGGTACTCCACACTATGTAGTTATAGAGGGAACACTTTATAAGGTTTCTGGAAAACTAATTATTAATACAAGAAATGGAGAAATTTTTATTGGTGGTGGAGCGAATCCTATTTCAATGCCATCACAAGGAGGATTATCATTCTCTTCACAAGTAGGTTGGATTACAAACTTATCTACTGATGAATTAGATGATAAATTATCAGCTGCCATTAGTGAGACTTTAAAAGGTAAATCTATCGGAGGAACTGCCTGCTATGGAATAGCTTGTGTTTCTTCTTCTAAAACAATCTTAACAGATAAACCAAAATATTTATTTGGCGTAGGTATAGGAGGTGGATTTTCTATCGGAGCCGATAGGGTAGAGCGTGTAATAGGAGAATAA
- a CDS encoding VENN motif pre-toxin domain-containing protein — protein sequence MAGQSGAQIATTLASPSLNEKIKALTTDSNGEVNVLTNTLAHAMLGAVEAAAAKGNITAGAVAASASELAAPAITKLLGKDNPNQLSTEERQTVTALSTFAGSLASGLMAQQNGSATNTVSTLNAAALGGEIGKRAVENNYLYAFEAERKAELDILIQTEADPEKRKAYEAERAAIIKRDIDRQQAIEASCQRFNKGSAGCASQIAEANRAKASYSTSTDLIRGVGMQRDKRRYSELFSSDFARVNEALQGKDPVTVQKEAFAIEVSKAKNTRPEDEYTWISNGIDLGWLGEYQGWGRAIKGLPKSGNFATKVPKEVNANGKLSVNGDSFGYKTTETYFRVEGGGINNKTSQNRISVNQDGSISINSGCQGQLCVSTGSSNHAMYYLTERWQNGKVVVFEVNKTLHDEIIKSAIPQKPIPGIPRDPNAPKIVDERKGSPSINLELPKVWDRLLEKHSSKGRVLTEEQFKNEFGK from the coding sequence TTGGCAGGACAAAGTGGCGCACAGATTGCCACGACCCTTGCCTCACCGAGTTTAAATGAAAAAATCAAGGCACTCACCACTGACAGCAATGGCGAGGTGAACGTGCTTACTAACACCCTTGCTCACGCCATGCTTGGTGCGGTAGAAGCAGCGGCTGCTAAGGGCAATATCACCGCTGGTGCAGTTGCCGCTTCCGCCAGTGAACTTGCCGCGCCAGCCATCACTAAGCTACTGGGTAAAGACAACCCGAACCAACTCAGCACCGAAGAACGCCAAACTGTTACCGCCTTAAGCACCTTTGCAGGCAGCCTTGCGTCAGGCTTAATGGCACAACAAAACGGCTCAGCGACTAATACCGTTAGCACGCTTAATGCCGCGGCATTAGGTGGTGAGATTGGGAAACGAGCGGTGGAGAATAACTACCTCTACGCCTTTGAAGCGGAACGAAAAGCTGAACTGGATATACTGATACAAACAGAAGCGGATCCTGAAAAACGCAAAGCCTATGAAGCTGAAAGAGCGGCGATTATCAAACGAGATATTGACAGACAACAAGCAATAGAAGCCAGTTGTCAGCGTTTTAATAAAGGCTCAGCAGGCTGTGCAAGCCAAATAGCCGAAGCGAACCGTGCCAAAGCCAGTTATTCTACCTCCACAGATCTTATTCGAGGTGTTGGAATGCAACGGGACAAACGGCGTTATTCAGAGCTGTTTAGTTCTGATTTTGCTCGAGTGAATGAGGCATTACAAGGCAAAGATCCTGTAACTGTGCAAAAAGAAGCCTTTGCGATTGAAGTATCCAAAGCCAAAAATACTCGCCCCGAAGACGAATATACTTGGATTAGCAATGGTATTGATCTCGGTTGGCTAGGCGAATATCAAGGTTGGGGAAGAGCGATAAAAGGCTTGCCTAAATCTGGAAATTTCGCAACTAAAGTGCCGAAAGAGGTAAATGCGAATGGTAAATTGTCTGTAAATGGAGATAGCTTTGGCTATAAGACTACAGAAACTTATTTCAGGGTTGAAGGAGGCGGTATTAATAATAAAACCAGCCAAAATAGAATTTCTGTAAATCAAGATGGTTCAATTTCTATTAATTCTGGCTGTCAAGGGCAACTATGTGTCAGTACAGGCAGTTCTAATCATGCTATGTATTATTTAACTGAAAGATGGCAAAATGGAAAAGTTGTAGTGTTTGAAGTTAATAAAACTTTGCATGATGAAATAATAAAATCTGCTATTCCACAAAAACCTATTCCAGGTATTCCTAGAGATCCAAATGCTCCTAAAATTGTAGATGAAAGAAAAGGTTCGCCAAGTATTAATTTAGAATTACCTAAAGTATGGGATCGGCTATTAGAGAAACATTCGTCTAAAGGAAGAGTTTTAACAGAGGAGCAATTTAAAAATGAATTTGGAAAATGA
- a CDS encoding VENN motif pre-toxin domain-containing protein produces MRNIENKATEKGFTQSLAQQDGLIQQGATAKANRIDANVGGKLQIESMQDEQHLKSKSNQAGLSVSISFGNAWGGNIGFNADSGSEHYRQVTEQSGLFAEEGGYHVEANQVHLKGGAIASQNANNSELATNQLTVEHLQNHSSSQAMSGGLSYGFSHQEGHYEEKGTGKVVEAPANNQTADNLRWVDEKNSSGFNPSIPMYESHRDSSLTKATITEGKITLNKDSQPIHSTATALAKTLHFSTALDNANPQVEKPRDTQAQLKEQKVVREAVSQLQSAASTYATNQAKAAQLEADRLQQELAQAQSKPQTTQDKQKIAEKTTALANTLERQEKWSEKGEYKRNLDNLTTIAGGILAGQSGAQIATTLASPTLNEKIKALTTDSNGEVNVLTNTLAHAVLGAVEAAAAKGNITAGAVAASASELAAPAITKLLGKDNPNQLSTEERQTVTALSALAGSLASGLTAQQNGSATNTVSTLNAAALGGEIGKRAVENNYLSPKDVQAFYKDLEQAIKEGKNVDEVYDYYSKLSQQQRDELLANCGTACRLTVKNVINNSTELAEAKTGLLSGWLSGLSSEERSRFLTLVENENNQTISELRERQTLTEKALELGLDTARLLRREDGGLTPSNQHSFAKKAKSQTSAIPVSKPTEVKVSEGKILTYKSNPKHTLGQQSNRPNAGIEPNNALELFKNSVVSGKKRYALDSEGRIHQFNADKEGKEWHWAGRTGQDQPKQQRLSLQDIDNNVYKQLGTHYNEVRKK; encoded by the coding sequence ATGAGAAATATAGAGAATAAAGCTACCGAGAAGGGCTTTACTCAATCTCTCGCCCAGCAAGACGGCTTAATCCAACAAGGGGCAACTGCCAAAGCCAACCGTATTGATGCCAATGTGGGTGGTAAGTTACAGATTGAAAGTATGCAAGATGAACAACACCTTAAAAGTAAAAGCAATCAAGCAGGTTTAAGTGTGAGTATCAGCTTTGGCAATGCGTGGGGTGGCAATATCGGCTTTAATGCGGACAGTGGCAGCGAACATTATCGTCAAGTAACGGAACAATCGGGATTATTTGCGGAAGAGGGAGGCTATCACGTTGAGGCAAATCAGGTTCACCTCAAAGGCGGTGCGATTGCAAGCCAAAATGCCAATAACAGTGAGCTTGCCACCAATCAACTGACCGTCGAGCATCTTCAAAACCATTCCTCAAGCCAAGCAATGAGTGGCGGATTAAGCTATGGCTTTAGTCATCAAGAGGGGCATTATGAAGAAAAAGGCACAGGCAAAGTGGTTGAGGCACCCGCAAACAACCAAACTGCCGATAACCTCAGATGGGTGGACGAGAAAAATTCAAGTGGTTTTAATCCAAGTATACCGATGTATGAAAGCCATCGTGACAGCAGCCTCACCAAGGCAACGATTACCGAGGGCAAGATTACCTTAAATAAAGATAGCCAGCCTATCCACAGCACAGCCACCGCGTTGGCAAAAACCTTGCATTTTAGCACCGCACTTGATAATGCCAATCCACAAGTGGAAAAACCAAGGGATACTCAAGCCCAGCTAAAAGAGCAAAAAGTCGTGAGAGAAGCAGTAAGCCAGTTGCAATCGGCAGCCTCCACTTACGCCACCAATCAAGCCAAAGCCGCACAGCTGGAAGCTGACCGCTTGCAACAAGAGTTAGCGCAAGCGCAAAGCAAACCGCAGACAACGCAAGATAAACAAAAAATCGCTGAAAAAACCACCGCACTTGCTAATACGTTAGAAAGACAAGAAAAGTGGAGCGAGAAAGGCGAATACAAACGCAACCTTGATAACCTCACCACTATCGCAGGGGGGATATTGGCAGGACAAAGCGGCGCACAGATTGCCACGACCCTTGCCTCGCCGACTTTAAATGAAAAAATTAAGGCACTCACCACCGACAGCAATGGCGAGGTGAACGTGCTTACTAACACCCTTGCCCACGCGGTACTGGGGGCGGTAGAAGCGGCGGCAGCTAAGGGCAATATCACCGCTGGCGCAGTTGCCGCTTCCGCCAGTGAACTTGCCGCGCCAGCCATCACTAAGCTACTGGGTAAAGACAACCCGAACCAACTTAGCACAGAAGAACGCCAAACCGTTACCGCCTTAAGCGCCCTTGCAGGCAGCCTTGCGTCAGGCTTAACCGCCCAACAAAACGGCTCAGCGACCAACACGGTTAGCACCCTTAATGCCGCGGCATTAGGTGGTGAAATTGGGAAACGGGCGGTGGAGAATAATTATCTCTCACCGAAAGATGTTCAAGCCTTTTATAAAGATTTAGAGCAAGCCATTAAAGAAGGTAAAAATGTTGATGAAGTTTATGACTATTACAGTAAACTGAGCCAACAGCAACGTGATGAACTTTTGGCTAATTGTGGTACAGCTTGTCGATTAACAGTAAAAAATGTTATTAATAACAGTACGGAATTAGCCGAAGCGAAAACGGGTTTACTTTCAGGCTGGTTATCTGGTTTATCTTCAGAAGAGCGTTCTCGTTTTTTAACGTTAGTTGAAAATGAAAATAATCAAACGATTTCAGAATTAAGAGAGCGTCAAACTTTAACGGAAAAAGCGTTAGAGTTAGGTTTGGACACTGCAAGGCTTTTAAGAAGAGAGGACGGTGGATTAACACCTAGCAATCAGCATTCTTTTGCGAAGAAAGCTAAATCTCAAACATCAGCTATACCTGTAAGTAAACCTACAGAAGTTAAAGTTTCAGAAGGAAAAATTTTAACTTATAAATCAAATCCTAAGCATACTTTAGGTCAGCAAAGTAATAGACCTAATGCAGGTATTGAGCCTAACAATGCGTTAGAGTTATTTAAAAATTCTGTTGTTAGCGGTAAAAAACGTTATGCTTTAGATTCTGAGGGTAGAATACATCAATTTAATGCTGATAAAGAAGGTAAAGAATGGCATTGGGCTGGAAGAACAGGACAAGATCAACCTAAGCAACAAAGATTATCATTACAAGATATTGATAATAACGTTTATAAACAATTAGGTACGCACTATAATGAGGTAAGAAAAAAATGA
- a CDS encoding DUF7683 domain-containing protein codes for MIEVARYIEVFDNITEELIDSYEITLPDEEAIFYINPDDDYAIGAYMLNEEQVINLGGSNLVSLYNNKDVSFYAACFQK; via the coding sequence ATGATTGAAGTGGCTAGATATATAGAAGTTTTTGATAATATAACAGAGGAATTAATAGATTCATATGAAATAACGTTACCTGATGAGGAAGCTATTTTTTATATCAACCCTGATGATGATTATGCTATTGGTGCGTATATGTTAAATGAGGAGCAAGTTATTAATTTGGGAGGAAGTAATTTAGTATCTTTATATAATAACAAAGATGTATCATTTTATGCTGCTTGTTTTCAAAAGTAG